One window from the genome of Bacillus sp. (in: firmicutes) encodes:
- a CDS encoding GAF domain-containing sensor histidine kinase codes for MQPKQNHLRILKEIAELVNEETAIESLLSGVLKKLLQLTGFSTGWFFLIDEKGRHQLAAYENLPPALSENGCQSMKKGGCWCVDRFRNGRLNKATNIISCKRIEDVLEEKREETNGILYHATVPLISGKERFGLLNVASPYKKEFTDDELALLESVAFQIGSAIKRIRLTENAKDVALMEERNRLARDLHDSVNQLLFSLSLTARGGMEQTDSPELKETFSTIQQLAQEALTEMRALIWQLRPKGLEHGLVQAIQAYADVLGLSVQMNVKGVVKLPSKVEEVLWRISQEALNNCKKHAGVKDVTIHLYADQDEVSLTIADQGCGFYYSPTSDLPSVGIQSMRERAESIGGTFQLQTKPGQGTKVNVTIKY; via the coding sequence ATGCAACCTAAACAAAATCACCTCCGTATTTTGAAAGAAATTGCAGAGCTGGTAAATGAAGAGACGGCCATTGAGTCATTGCTTTCCGGTGTGTTGAAGAAACTATTGCAGCTAACGGGTTTTTCGACCGGTTGGTTTTTCTTGATCGATGAAAAGGGACGACACCAATTAGCAGCGTATGAGAATTTACCACCTGCTCTTTCAGAAAACGGTTGTCAGTCGATGAAAAAAGGTGGTTGTTGGTGTGTTGACCGATTTCGGAATGGCCGTTTGAATAAAGCAACGAATATCATATCGTGTAAACGGATTGAAGATGTGCTCGAGGAAAAGCGCGAGGAAACGAACGGCATTTTGTATCATGCGACGGTGCCGCTTATTTCTGGAAAAGAGCGGTTCGGCTTACTCAATGTCGCCTCGCCCTATAAAAAAGAGTTTACGGACGACGAATTAGCTCTTTTAGAATCGGTCGCCTTTCAAATTGGCTCGGCGATTAAGCGCATTCGGTTAACGGAAAACGCAAAAGACGTCGCCCTCATGGAAGAGCGTAATCGTTTAGCGCGCGATTTACATGATTCCGTGAATCAACTGTTGTTTTCTTTGTCGCTAACGGCTCGAGGCGGGATGGAGCAAACCGATTCACCAGAATTAAAAGAAACATTTTCGACGATTCAACAGCTCGCGCAAGAAGCGTTAACGGAAATGCGCGCGCTTATTTGGCAGCTGCGTCCAAAAGGATTAGAGCACGGCTTAGTGCAAGCGATTCAAGCGTATGCGGATGTTCTTGGCTTATCGGTCCAAATGAACGTGAAAGGAGTCGTGAAACTACCGTCTAAAGTCGAGGAAGTGTTATGGCGTATTAGTCAAGAAGCGTTAAACAATTGTAAAAAGCATGCGGGAGTAAAAGACGTCACCATTCATTTGTATGCCGATCAAGACGAAGTATCGTTGACGATTGCCGATCAAGGCTGTGGTTTTTATTATTCACCTACATCGGACCTTCCATCGGTTGGCATTCAAAGTATGCGGGAACGTGCTGAATCGATAGGGGGTACCTTTCAATTACAAACCAAACCAGGTCAGGGGACGAAAGTAAACGTAACAATTAAATACTAG
- a CDS encoding response regulator transcription factor produces MAIRVLIADDHHVVRRGLVFFLKTQKDIEIVGEAKNGEEAVELAKKLQPDIVLMDLVMPVMDGIEATREIKKSVPNVEILMLTSFSDQEHVIPAIEAGAAGYQLKDIEPDELVEAIRRTVRGEKTLHPKATTHLFQRFTQKDTKDDPFSVLTNREKEVLQEIAKGKSNKEIAATLFITEKTVKSHVSHILAKLNVADRTQAALFAVKHGLVKDE; encoded by the coding sequence ATGGCCATTCGGGTATTGATTGCCGACGATCATCACGTGGTTCGACGAGGACTCGTCTTTTTTTTAAAAACACAAAAAGACATTGAGATTGTCGGGGAAGCGAAAAACGGGGAAGAAGCAGTGGAACTAGCGAAAAAGCTCCAGCCGGATATCGTGTTAATGGATTTAGTCATGCCGGTGATGGATGGAATCGAAGCCACACGAGAAATTAAAAAATCCGTCCCAAATGTAGAGATTTTAATGCTAACAAGTTTTTCAGACCAAGAGCATGTTATTCCAGCGATTGAAGCAGGAGCCGCTGGGTATCAGTTAAAAGACATTGAACCGGATGAACTGGTGGAAGCGATTCGTCGGACCGTTCGTGGGGAAAAAACGTTACATCCAAAAGCAACAACGCATTTGTTTCAACGGTTTACCCAAAAAGATACGAAAGACGATCCGTTTAGCGTGTTAACCAATCGGGAAAAAGAAGTTCTTCAAGAAATCGCGAAAGGGAAAAGCAATAAAGAAATCGCGGCCACACTTTTTATTACCGAAAAAACGGTCAAATCGCACGTATCACATATTTTAGCCAAATTAAACGTGGCTGATCGAACACAAGCGGCGTTATTTGCGGTCAAACATGGTCTAGTGAAGGATGAATAA
- a CDS encoding NAD(P)H-dependent oxidoreductase, with translation MKFVIINGSPRKNGRTRKAATYIANQYNMTLFDLASHPLPLFNGEEEQKHHPLVHKLRTLMEEADGVLLASPEYHNGMSGALKNALDFLSSEQFAHKPVALLACAGGGKGGINCLANMRTVARGVYANVIPRQLVLDPVDFVGDTLTESAQQKVHELVEELKLYAEKS, from the coding sequence ATGAAATTCGTCATTATAAACGGGAGTCCACGGAAAAATGGTCGAACTCGAAAAGCGGCAACTTATATAGCCAATCAATACAACATGACGCTTTTCGATTTAGCAAGCCATCCTCTGCCTCTTTTTAACGGAGAAGAGGAGCAAAAGCATCATCCTCTTGTTCATAAGCTTCGAACATTAATGGAAGAGGCAGATGGTGTTCTATTAGCCTCACCCGAATACCATAACGGCATGAGCGGTGCGTTAAAAAATGCGCTTGATTTTTTAAGCAGCGAGCAATTTGCACATAAACCGGTGGCCTTACTTGCTTGTGCTGGCGGTGGAAAAGGGGGCATCAACTGCTTAGCGAATATGCGCACCGTAGCTCGTGGTGTCTATGCTAATGTCATTCCTCGCCAACTCGTGTTAGATCCGGTCGATTTTGTAGGTGATACATTGACAGAAAGCGCTCAACAAAAAGTTCACGAATTAGTAGAGGAGCTTAAATTATACGCGGAAAAATCATAA
- a CDS encoding MFS transporter gives MRTLTRDKRFLLILFANVFSSIGTGITMIAVPWLLVQVDGGKVFGQMALTMTIIHFFLSPWIGLMVDRFSRKKILLTGEALGFLVVTFFTIQGFIYGYETIQLLLIYAIGTLYYNLFYPTMFAFIQEVFDEDVYHTLNGAMEVQGQVASMLAGGISSFLLTVVDLQWILLLDATTYLLACFLFWLIPYKKGERDVTSRSFFSNMLEGFRYMKRRPMLFFLLLGSFMPFIGVMMTNYLFPVYLSEELQVSGTAYSLQTTVYGIGAIVAGLAIPILVRKWTSMKTIMTTVTLYTIGITSVLLFKQLAIFYVLVFFMAFGNAGSRVARNTLVMEIVPNQIIGRVTALFRVIGLGIRIVLLSTFTTLVSHQLVTVSFYILSVILIIATLVVFLSAQQLVNQSSLNKNTAM, from the coding sequence ATGAGAACATTAACTCGGGATAAACGGTTTCTTTTAATACTTTTCGCGAACGTTTTTTCATCCATTGGAACAGGAATTACGATGATTGCTGTGCCATGGTTGCTTGTACAAGTGGATGGTGGAAAAGTGTTCGGGCAAATGGCGTTAACGATGACCATTATTCATTTTTTTCTTTCCCCATGGATTGGCCTAATGGTGGATCGCTTCTCTAGAAAAAAAATATTGCTTACCGGAGAAGCACTAGGATTCCTCGTTGTCACGTTCTTTACCATTCAAGGGTTTATTTATGGGTACGAGACGATCCAACTATTGTTGATTTATGCGATAGGAACGCTTTATTACAATTTGTTTTATCCAACGATGTTTGCGTTTATCCAAGAGGTGTTTGATGAAGATGTTTACCATACGCTGAATGGAGCGATGGAAGTACAAGGTCAAGTTGCTTCGATGTTGGCAGGTGGAATTAGTAGTTTTTTACTGACAGTTGTTGATCTACAATGGATTTTACTTTTGGATGCGACTACATATTTACTCGCCTGTTTCCTTTTTTGGCTTATTCCTTATAAAAAAGGAGAGCGGGATGTTACCTCTCGATCCTTTTTCTCTAACATGCTGGAAGGGTTTCGTTATATGAAAAGACGACCGATGTTGTTTTTCCTTCTTCTCGGTTCGTTTATGCCGTTTATTGGTGTGATGATGACGAACTATTTGTTTCCAGTATACTTGTCGGAAGAATTACAAGTTAGTGGAACGGCGTATTCGTTGCAAACAACTGTCTACGGGATTGGGGCAATTGTTGCCGGGCTAGCGATTCCAATCCTTGTTCGAAAATGGACTTCGATGAAAACGATCATGACGACCGTCACCTTGTATACGATTGGAATTACAAGCGTTCTTTTGTTTAAGCAACTGGCAATTTTTTATGTACTCGTATTTTTCATGGCGTTTGGAAATGCAGGTTCACGGGTGGCACGGAACACATTAGTCATGGAAATCGTCCCTAATCAAATTATAGGACGGGTGACGGCGTTATTTAGAGTCATTGGTCTAGGGATTCGAATCGTTTTACTATCCACTTTTACGACGCTCGTTTCCCACCAACTCGTGACCGTCAGCTTCTATATTTTATCCGTTATTCTTATTATTGCTACATTGGTCGTTTTTCTTTCAGCCCAACAATTGGTAAATCAATCATCCTTAAATAAAAACACGGCTATGTAA
- a CDS encoding YhdB family protein: MNKVDYDRALYYTHRSEWDNLLILMVRTKDDILSKKIEHFLRAYQFSHDYSVIERKLYALLRYIDHANETASNQQLEETFMWMT, encoded by the coding sequence TTGAACAAAGTTGATTACGATCGCGCTTTATATTACACCCACCGTTCAGAGTGGGATAACTTGCTCATCTTAATGGTTCGAACGAAAGACGACATTCTTTCGAAAAAAATTGAACATTTCTTGCGTGCCTACCAATTTTCACATGATTATTCTGTCATTGAACGAAAATTATATGCATTGTTACGTTATATTGACCATGCCAACGAAACCGCATCGAATCAGCAATTGGAAGAAACATTCATGTGGATGACATAA